A stretch of DNA from Globicephala melas chromosome 19, mGloMel1.2, whole genome shotgun sequence:
ATGTATTCAGTTCTTTAATCCCGAGAGCCAGacactattattttccctttagagCAGAGCAGAcggagccacagagaggttatgtcCCATGGCTGTACGTGGCACAGATGGGACTGGCCCTCCTGCAGGCTGACTGCAGCCCCGCGCCCAACCGGACACCATGTCATCCCACGAAGGGTGAGAACACTGAACAcctggcacagaggcagcagtgggagaGCCCTGAGCCGGCAGCCAGAACCCTCCgcacagctctgtgacctctctgggcttcggcctcccacctctgcagccagGAGCACAGCTGGACTGTCTCCGAAGACCCTGCAGCCCTGAAAAAGGAGAGGCCGGACTCAGCCTCCAGTGATGTCATAACCGGCACCGTGTGGCCGGGAGGTGAGACAGCTGCAGTGTAGGTTTAGTCCTCTGAGTataggctgtgtgcccttgggtaagttgcttaacctctctggaactGGCACCATCACTCCAGACCATGCAGGTTCACCGAGTCTGTCCAAACGCTGTGGCGGTGACTCGTTCCACGGGGCTTGTTGGAGGACATCCCCACGCCCTCTGGCCCTGGATAAGCAAGGTTCCTATCCATCTCTGCCCTCACCATGAGCTTGCTTGCAAACCAGGGAGCCTTTCTCCAGGAGCTTGTCGGGAGCTCAAGGATTCTCTGTGCACAGATGTCAGTGTGGAGAGAGCGATCGTACGGGACACCTTGCGGGAAGCCcgagctgggagccaggccacTATCTCGCTTATTCCCCCTCATTGACTTGCCAGGTCAGGAAGTGGCACGGTGGCTGTGAACCTGAGTGCCTGACGCCGACGCCCACGCACGCAGCACGGGCCGGCTCCCGAAATGCCCTGTGCACTCGGGGCACCTGTGGCCCATCTTGGTCCTGACTTCTGAGCCacgtgtctcctctttctctcggAGTGCCCATCAAATAGGAGTTCCCTCCCCAGACCGCCAGGGGGCCCAACACCTGAAATAGACTACCCGTTCCCTCAGCACACACTTGTTGCTAATAAACCCCACCaggcctcccccccccccccgccacgcaCTGCAGCACCACCATCACTCTGCAGAGGAACACGTGAAGTCCTTCTTCTGAAACCAGGTCTCAGGGAAACAGCCGGGAAATTCCCACCAAATCCAAATCACTTTCTTTCGGGGTGTCAGGGAGCCACGGGCTGGTTtttgagggaagggaagatgtCAGCCTGACCTAGGGAGGTACTTGCGAAGATTCAGAGCCAAGCCCCTGCAGGGAGCTGTCACGGGTGGCGAGTGTCCTGTCCGTAGCCCTGGGCAAGCCAAGACTGAGGTTccctgtggggaggcagggggcagagctgctccaggcgTGTGTGGTCCACACAGTGGGGCATCTGTGAAGTGTTCCCAGGACTCGGGCACACTTTCAACGTACGTGCAGCATATGAGAGCGTCCAGTTTCCAGAATTGCTCCTCCACGTGTGAAGGTGGTTTTACGTGTTGAAGGGAAAACTGGGTGTCACATATCGTGTCCTTTGACGTGTTTTCTTCGCGATCCGTTTTCCCGACCAGGGTGAAAACTGtggcagaaaatacaaagaggtctTTCCAGGGTGTTTTAGACGCAAGCCCCGTGCAGAAGTCACACGAGAGGGGTGTGGGATTCCACCCCCTCTGGGTACTTTTctaggctctcatcaccgagcgcTGAGTTTGGCAGGGGcccccagagaaggaaaatgagaaatgggcAACTTTCTCTGCAATCCGTCCTCCTAAGGGGAATAGAGGGAGTGTGTCCTCTGTGTGTCCAATGCCCTATGTCATCTGGCGAGGGTATCCTTTGGAGCTGAGAAACGGAAGCTCAAATTAACCTAAGCGGCTAAGACgctcagtgtgtgtgttttgggggtgtggggtgtgtgtgggggtactCTTTGGTCCAGAGCCGAGGTCTCTGCACGTCCAGTCCAGTTCCCCACGCCAGCCCTGATGGGCACGGAGTCTCTTTGTCCAAGACACACCAAGGAAGACAGAGCCAGAATAAAGTCAACAGCTTTTATTACAAGTCACAGATTTCATAGAAAAAGGAATGTAGCGTCAGGTCCGGTTGTATGAAAAACGGTAAAATGCAGGTTTGTCCTGGTTGCTCTGTGGACACCCGGGGCAGGCTCTCCGCGACATCAGGCACAGCAGCTGCACTTGTCCGAGGCCCCTTTGCAGacgcagccctgggcacacttggcgcagccctgggcacacttggcgcagcccacggggcagcaggagcagcagcctggggaggcaAGGGCAGCGTGCAGTCGGACCACGCGTTGTCCGGAACCACCCTTCCCAgcagcaggcctggccccagccgcCCTCGGGCCCAGACCCTGAGTTTACGATGGTGTCCTCTGTCCTGAGGTAATTGCTCTCAGACACTAGGTTCAGGTTGCCCGGCCCATCTGTGCCCAGGACAGGGCACAGCGCCTTGGAGAGACAGTGAGCAGggcctctggggacaggagaaagccagcccccagcaccaccagTGATGTGAGCCAAGTCCTCAGGATCAAAGTGGAGGCAAAGCCCGCACAGAGCAGCTCCCGCTCGGGATAGGGAAGCTCTGGGCTGCTTCGACAGGGAGGGGCTGCACCAGGTCCGAGAAGCCACGCACGGCCACTGGTTCCTGTCCCTAAAGTGCTTCAGTCCCTGAGAGGAGTCGGAAGCGGgactcaggaggcaggaggactaGTTCTAGTGACAGGTCTGAGGTTGTTTGTCGGTGACccgtctgggcctcagtctccctgttcTCTAGTGCGCGCCTGGGTCTCGGTCATGCCGAAGGTGATTCCAGCTCTGACTGTGAATCCCTTCCTGGTGAGGGGGGTGCCGGGAAGTCTGGTCACtgtcctgctcctgcctgcctgctgagcTCTGGGCCCCCTCCTCGCACTCAGCCCAGACCCCGCATTCCCAGAGAAGGCCCCGCACACTCACTCTTCTTGCAGGAGGCGCATCTGCAGGCTTTGCAGGTGCAGGTGCAGGATCCAGTGCAGCCGCAGGAGCCGCCTgccgggaagggaaaggaggccagCAGTGAGCAGGGACGGGGATGCAGGAGCCACAGCAGACGGTCAGCAATGCCTCCCTGAGCCCTCCTCCTctgtcaggacccagccctgggagctcGTGTCCACTCGGGCGGATagagaagccccagctcctctcttctGGTCCAAGGAGAGTAAGTCCCCTCCTGATGGGACTCCACAGGGAAGGTCCCGGGCTCCAGACGCAGCCCAGGCCGactggggccgggggccggggcccaTGGCCTGAACCCTAAAGAGGCAGCGTCCCCTCCTCCCATCAAATCGTGGCAGGTCCGAGACCGCCTCCAAACGCTGGGTCCCGGTCTAGCAATCCCCTGACCTGCCGGGTGACCTCAAGAAGGACAGCCTGGAGCCTCCGTGCCCTCAGTGTCAACGGAGAGGCAAAGGGAGACTGACGTGCCCTCAGGAGCCTGGCTACCAAGAAAGCCCTGGACCCGTGACAGGAGTCCTCCTGAGCTCAAACTCAAAGCCCTCCCTTCTCGTCCTGTGCCTGGGAAGGGGGCATCCTAAGGCTCAAAGGCAGGGCTCCCTTACCAGTGGGGCAGGAGCACTTGGGGTCCAtctggaggaggagtgaggcccGAGGTCCAAAGCAAGGGGCGAAGCCGCTTCACGGGTCCGGTGGGGGCCGTGTGGGAGCGAGGAGCCCGGGGGCTCAGTTATAGGCCGAGGAGGCGGCCCGggcgcagaggccccgcccccgccttgcACCCGCCCCGCGGCTCCGCGCccgcgccgcccgcgccgcccgcgccgcccgtGCCGCCCGCAGCGCCCTGGGCCGGGCTGTGAGCAACAGGCGGGGCCGAGCGCACGATTCCACGTCGGTGCCGGCTGGAGCGGAGGAACCGGGTGCCGTGCGGTAAGCGGTGTCCCAGCCCCCTGGCCGCCCCTTCCCAATGTGCCCGACGGGAGCAGCCACCGTGTTGGCGGCTTGTGCAGGAATCCGGCTCCCGCGTCCGCCGGTCTTCCCCGCCCCAGGCCCCAAACCCCAGGCCCCGCGCCGCCGGCCTCCGGGTCGCCGTTTCCTGCAGCCTGAGAACAGCCCCCGCCTCCCGCTCGTGTCCCTGGCTTGGCTGGAGCCGGGGAGCGGTGTCAGAGAGCGCAGGCGGATGTGACCCTCACCACCGTTTGGCCGACCCCATGCGTCCCCGGGCGTTGCCAGCCCCGGTCCCCACCACGGTCCTTTGGAAGCGTTTTTCCGGTACCGCCTCCTGTAACCGCAGCGCGGTGAACATTGCCTTCAGCCGCGAGGCGTcacttgtgttttcctttcctggagggATCCTGGCTCATTTGTCCGGGGGCTTCTTTGCCTAAACTTTCCAGGGGCGCTCCTCACTGTAGCCGGTCCACCCCCACGCCAGGGTGGAGGTTCCCTCATCATGGGATGCTTCCCCAGGGGCGGCATCATTGTAGGTGATAGGCAGACCTGGCGGTAAATAACAAAGCGAGACAAGTGGATAGAGTTCCCTTTGAGTAGTCCTGACAGTTACTCACCATGGAGTCCATGCCAAGCCTTGTTAGTCACTTTTGCTCTTTGAGTTGTCACACCAACCGGGAAGGGAGACAGCAGTCAGGAGCCCGCTTCCCAAAGTCCAAAGTCCCTACAGTACAGGGAGGCTACTGAGGCAGGCacacagggctggggagtggTGCCCTGCTTCTGTGTTTTTGTCGCTTCGCAGCTGAAAGAGGGAGTCAGTGAGCAAGCTCCCCTTTGGCCCAGAGCTGTGTCCTCGGCCCGTCTCTACCATGTCCAGCTCAATCCTGGGGGCGACCAAGGTGACACAGTAGgaatgtatttatgattttgtgGCTACCTTCTGACTCTCTCCTTCAGTAGCGTTCGAGAGGTTTCTTTTGGTATAACGTATTtcagaaaatcactgaaaagaaaatggtaaggaaatcctgatgcaggtgacagcagaagtggcaggacccttctgtgtctgtgaggagGACACCGACTGTGCTCCTCACGACTTTCTATCTGTAGTGTCGACGGCTCTTTGCGTGAAGGCAGGATAACCCTCTCGGGGGTACTGGTCCCACGCTCACAGGGTCGATGGggacggcccagagcacagagcgaaACACACCGTCCTTGCTTGCGTGTCTGGAAGGAGAACAGTGTCTCCTAGGCTGATgataacaaataaatcaatagataaataaatgaatgggtgatgTGATCGATTGCTCACTGAGTGCCCAGTATATTCTGACCTTCTTGGCATGTATTCAGTTCTTTAATCCCGAGAGCCAGacactattattttccctttagagCAGAGCAGAcggagccacagagaggttatgtcCCATGGCTGTACGTGGCACAGATGGGACTGGCCCTCCTGCAGGCTGACTGCAGCCCCGCGCCCAACCGGACACCGTGTCATCCCACGAAGGGTGAGAACACTGAACAcctggcacagaggcagcagtgggagaGCCCTGAGCCGGCAGCCAGAACCCTCCgcacagctctgtgacctctctgggcttcggcctcccacctctgcagccagGAGCACAGCTGGACTGTCTCCGAAGACCCTGCAGCCCTGAAAAAGGAGAGGCCGGACTCAGCCTCCAGTGATGTCATAACCGGCACCGTGTGGCCGGGAGGTGAGACAGCTGCAGTGTAGGTTTAGTCCTCTGAGTataggctgtgtgcccttgggtaagttgcttaacctctctggaactGGCACCATCACTCCAGACCATGCAGGTTCACCGAGTCTGTCCAAACGCTGTGGCGGTGACTCGTTCCACGGGGCTTGTTGGAGGACATCCCCACGCCCTCTGGCCCTGGATAAGCAAGGTTCCTATCCATCTCTGCCCTCACCATGAGCTTGCTTGCAAACCAGGGAGCCTTTCTCCAGGAGCTTGTCGGGAGCTCAAGGATTCTCTGTGCACAGATGTCAGTGTGGAGAGAGCGATCGTACGGGACACCTTGCGGGAAGCCcgagctgggagccaggccacTATCTCGCTTATTCCCCCTCATTGACATTAATCTTTTGTAtcgaaaggaggaaatgaaatctcAGAGAGTATCAGTGACTTGCCAGGTCAGGAAGTGGCACGGTGGCTGTGAACCTGAGTGCCTGACGCCGACGCCCACGCACGCAGCACGGGCCGGCTCCCGAAATGCCCTGTGCACTCGGGGCACCTGTGGCCCATCTTGGTCCTGACTTCTGAGCCacgtgtctcctctttctctcggAGTGCCCATCAAATAGGAGTTCCCTCCCCAGACCGCCAGGGGGCCCAACACCTGAAATAGACTACCCGTTCCCTCAGCACACACTTGTTGCTAATAAACCCCACcaggccccccccccaccccaccccccgccacgcACTGCAGCACCACCATCACTCTGCAGAGGAACACGTGAAGTCCTTCTTCTGAAACCAGGTCTCAGGGAAACAGCCGGGAAATTCCCACCAAATCCAAATCACTTTCTTTCGGGGTGTCAGGGAGCCACGGGCTGGTTtttgagggaagggaagatgtCAGCCTGACCTAGGGAGGTACTTGCGAAGATTCAGAGCCAAGCCCCTGCAGGGAGCTGTCACGGGTGGCGAGTGTCCTGTCCGTAGCCCTGGGCAAGCCAAGACTGAGGTTccctgtggggaggcagggggcagagctgctccaggcgTGTGTGGTCCACACAGTGGGGCATCTGTGAAGTGTTCCCAGGACTCGGGCACACTTTCAACGTACGTGCAGCATATGAGAGCGTCCAGTTTCCAGAATTGCTCCTCCACGTGTGAAGGTGGTTTTACGTGTTGAAGGGAAAACTGGGTGTCACATATCGTGTCCTTTGACGTGTTTTCTTCGCGATCCGTTTTCCCGACCAGGGTGAAAACTGtggcagaaaatacaaagaggtctTTCCAGGGTGTTTTAGACGCAAGCCCCGTGCAGAAGTCACACGAGAGGGGTGTGGGATTCCACCCCCTCTGGGTACTTTTctaggctctcatcaccgagcgcTGAGTTTGGCAGGGGcccccagagaaggaaaatgagaaatgggcAACTTTCTCTGCAATCCGTCCTCCTAAGGGGAATAGAGGGAGTGTGTCCTCTGTGTGTCCAATGCCCTATGTCATCTGGCGAGGGTATCCTTTGGAGCTGAGAAACGGAAGCTCAAATTAACCTAAGCGGCTAAGACgctcagtgtgtgtgttttgggggtgtggggtgtgtgtgggggtactCTTTGGTCCAGAGCCGAGGTCTCTGCACGTCCAGTCCAGTTCCCCACGCCAGCCCTGATGGGCACGGAGTCTCTTTGTCCAAGACACACCAAGGAAGACAGAGCCAGAATAAAGTCAACAGCTTTTATTACAAGTCACAGATTTCATAGAAAAAGGGATGTAGCGTCAGGTCCGGTTGTATGAAAAACGGTAAAATGCAGGTTTGTCCTGGTTGCTCTG
This window harbors:
- the LOC132593971 gene encoding metallothionein-1E-like, with amino-acid sequence MDPKCSCPTGGSCGCTGSCTCTCKACRCASCKKSCCSCCPVGCAKCAQGCAKCAQGCVCKGASDKCSCCA